A single window of Gadus chalcogrammus isolate NIFS_2021 unplaced genomic scaffold, NIFS_Gcha_1.0 GACHA068, whole genome shotgun sequence DNA harbors:
- the LOC130378156 gene encoding uncharacterized protein LOC130378156 has translation MHDGRHEANCVAATTSEGIEWYATGLGCVSEFVKRYRRGAYSLHTFVAHNASGFDNYIVLDYMTKQGIKPTLVMKGSRVILMRDDAYHQRWVDSFSFLPMRLANAPAALDFDDMAKGNFPHKFNTRANESYVGAYPEISYYGYDSMTSDQKTDFAIWYRSVRHKKFDFQKQLRLYCVNDVRILYKACGIYRENFIECATIDPLSYATLASACMATFKKSFLKKNVLALTYEGVYQKKQKSFSCASIQWLEYLSHSNNMEIRHALNHGEAKYGPFFLDGHAPSINTAYEFAGCFYHGCEQCYNAGHQNPVLKKTYGELWVQFHLKVEALKRDHGLRVVVMWECEWHRLKKTNAAVQAFLATLKIQPRIDPRDSLYGGRTNAIKMYHKAEPGVMES, from the exons ATGCATGATGGTCGTCACGAAGCAAACTGTGTGGCAGCTACAACGTCTGAAGGCATAGAATGGTATGCTACAGGTCTAGGTTGTGTAAGCGAGTTTGTGAAACGCTACAGAAGAGGGGCGTATTCGTTGCATACATTTGTTGCACACAACGCGTCGGGCTTTGATAACTATATCGTCCTGGATTACATGACCAAGCAGGGTATTAAACCCACTTTAGTCATGAAGGGTAGCAGAGTCATTTTGATGCGTGATGACGCATACCATCAGAGATGGGTCGACTCATTTAGCTTCTTGCCCATGCGTTTGGCTAATGCCCCGGCGGCGTTGGATTTTGACGATATGGCAAAAGGTAATTTTCCGCATAAATTCAACACACGGGCCAACGAGTCTTATGTCGGCGCCTACCCTGAGATCTCATATTATGGATATGATTCCATGACTAGCGATCAAAAGACAGATTTCGCTATTTGGTACCGATCTGTACGACACAAAAAATTTGACTTTCAGAAACAGCTGCGTCTCTACTGTGTCAACGATGTGAGGATCCTATACAAGGCGTGTGGGATCTACAGGGAAAATTTCATAGAGTGCGCCACTATAGACCCCTTGTCCTATGCCACTCTGGCTTCGGCGTGCATGGCCACCTTCAAAAAGTCGTTCTTGAAGAAAAACGTCCTGGCACTGACCTATGAGGGTGTCTATCAGAAAAAGCAAAAGTCGTTCTCATGCGCATCCATCCAGTGGCTTGAATATCTATCCCACTCCAATAACATGGAGATTCGGCATGCTCTCAACCATGGAGAGGCTAAATATGGACCATTCTTCCTAGACGGACATGCACCGTCTATAAACACAGCCTATGAATTTGCAGGATGCTTTTATCATGGGTGTGAACAGTGCTACAACGCTGGCCACCAGAACCCTGTCCTCAAGAAGACCTATGGCGAATTGTGGGTGCAGTTTCACCTCAAAGTCGAGGCTCTCAAAAGAGATCATGGTTTAAGAGTCGTGGtcatgtgggagtgtgagtggcaCCGTCTGAAAAAGACCAATGCTGCAGTGCAGGCATTCTTGGCTACTCTGAAGATACAACCTAGGATTGATCCTCGCGACTCTCTCTATGGGGGTCGCACCAACGCCATCAAAATGTATCACAAGGCCGAGCCCG GTGTCATGGAAAGCTGA